A window of Cyclopterus lumpus isolate fCycLum1 chromosome 10, fCycLum1.pri, whole genome shotgun sequence genomic DNA:
ACTCAAAGAATGGCCTACTCTTCACTATTTAAATAAAGCTTAGTTAATAGTATAGCAATTACATTTGGAGGGAAATATACAGTAGTAAacatgttattttattgtttgcagTTTTATTTTACAAGACATGAAACAGCTACAATAAACTGCAACTTCATGTTTGTCCGCCAAACATTAAAGCTGAATAAATCCCCTTCTCGTTTTCTGTTAGCTTTGCTCGAACGAGccagaataataaaaaagctaATTTATTTGTTGTCATGTCCACACCCTCACCACCCTTCTTCTCTGTCCCGCACAAATAAAAGCACTAGAGTCTCCATATGTTGTAAAGACATGGTAAATAATGAGGTGTGTGTTATGAGAGGGGTCTGCAGAGGGATACATTTGTGTGTGGTTTGAGGTTTACAAATGTGCCATTATTAGTACACTTCTTGGCGATGACACGCAGTAGATGTTAGTGTAcggacatttttctttttcaatccAAAATGGCATTATGATTCTCTGTTCCTCCATTTATTTCTCTGGTTTACGTGATTGTCAGTATTTCTTGCTCTCTTTGTCCCATACGGTACTTTTTAGTACCCCcccttcttctctttgtccCCCCCTTGCTCCACTATAAACTGTGACCAGGGCACTAATAGATCCGCTAAAGAGCCTCTTAATGGCTCTGACAGTGATTTACGAGAGAAGATAGCGTTGAGGGGAGGCCACAGAGGAATTGACGGCAGTTAGCCACAAACTTTAATGTACTAACTTAATCACATAAATCAATACAACACACATAATGGAAATGACAGGATATGATACACATCACTATAAAATACTCAATGAATGTTGCTTCTGGTCAATCTTTAAAACAAAGCTGCAGCTCGTCTGTACACAGAATTAACAAATCGTTTTCAGACTATTTTAACAGCACTGGGAGGCCAAGAAGAATTGATAAATGTAACTGGGATAATGATGTAGCTGgaggatgttttctttttaaataactgTTTCATGTTGCGGGGACAATGTAGACAAACATACAGTAATTATGAAGCTAGCTTACCACAAAGACTGAGGACAGGAGGAAGCAGATATCCTAGTGAGGTTTTACAGGATTTATGTACCAGACGAGCAGCCAGCAGAGATCTGGGTTCAACATACAATGTCATACAGACATCATACCGACTCATCTGACTCACAAagagaaagcaaacaaacattATTACAATACTTGTCTTATAGCTACACAATCTCTCAAATGCAAGTATCTGTAGCTGCAGTCCTAGTATGTAAAAACATAACAGAGGCTGATAACATTGTCAATGTACCATCCTATAAGTGAAGACTGCAAGCATATTGCTTCACAATAAGGTTTCAGCGCTTCAAGAGCTgcacagagagcagcagacaATCAGAAACCACCAATAGTCTGCAGCCACTGCTTCAGCTCAAAGTCCCTTTCCTCCTCTGGGGTTAATTTCCCAGGATGGCTGGACAGGGATCCATTACCGAGAGACAGTCTGCTGCTGGCCAGTGTGACATggaaggagtgggaggaggaggacagcatTTCTGATAAAAGCTGGTGGAAGAATATTTACTCCAGTAACCAAATCGACTAAACACTTAATATACTTATATTATCCATATTGACATTATATAATATAGGATCCAATCTAGATagacagacaaagaggagagcATGGACAAAAAAACGTTGAGGGGAAACAATTCTGGCTCTAGTTGGAAAGGTTTGAAATACTCTCAACACTTGATCAATTATCATTTTGAGAGGTGGTGGTCTGGATGAGGAGCAATAAGACACCGATGTGCTTCAAGTATCCAGAAAGAACCAAAAACAGTTGTGCAGTCTCTATCTGCGCTTCCTCCGTGTGTTCCTCCTCTTCAGAGCCTGTATCCAGGCAGGGAGAGCAGGCCGGCgtgttggtgctggtgctgcCACCTCCTCTGTCGCTGCCTGCTCTTCCTCACACTCCTGCTCTGCCACagcgtcctcctcttcttccgaATCCTCCTCCGAATCTGTAGCATACGACTGTGGCTCTGGAGGCGCTATGGCAACCACTTCCTCTGAAAAATGAACCCGCCGGTTCTCCTCAACTCGCCTCTGATCCAGAGTGGGATGAATGGCATGGGAGAAAAGGAAAGATGAACAGAAAGTGGCAAAGAGAGAAGTAGTTGATAAAATGTcatgttacttttattattcCAAAAGGGATATATTTGGTCGGTACCTAGAAAATCTTTTAAATGTTATTCAGCTGAGCATAAACTGCCAAAACATAAATTCAACATATGTGAGGtttccaaattaaaaaaattaaaaataaattaatctttccttattagtattagtaccaAATTACatagttatttttaataaacagaaactataatgaaatgaaaagtaaaGTGTTGccaataattttaaaaaacagataaTTTAATCTAAGAATACATAATGTTGTGCAGACAAAACTATTAAAACGTCTATAACCTCATCTGTTTTTCCATGATATTCCTTTTTGCATTGcataaattactttttaaataatctaATTTTCAAACAAAACCTTTGAGATCTGCAGTTCCTCAACTTCATCCAGCTGCTACactacttatatatatatatatatatatatatatatatatataatctattaATCTATAGTATACTGTGTTTTTACAGATAGAGTACAAGAAAACCACTTACCTTACTTTTAAAGAAAGTATCAGTGCAACACTGAACTTCCCAAACTGTATCTTTACATGTTATACCACCAGGAGGCAGTGTGATACAAATTCACTTTTTTGTCAACTTACCCTTTTTGTCACAGTTTCCATTGAGGACTGTGAATCCTGGGATATGCTGTGTTTGAGGACACCCCGGGGTGCAGGAGCAAAAGGAGTAGATGGAGAGCGAGGAGAGTTTAAGATGTATAAAGGCATGAGGTTATTACGCTGTgactctcctgtctcctccatcacGTGGTTGCTTGTGAGGCTCAGTGAAGATATGAACCCCCCTGTGAGACGAGAGACAAGAGAATTGAGTTTTCAGCTCCAACTGACACAATCTCTGTAAACTCTCTTGCCTGAAACATGTGATTAGACAGAGTATTAAGTTGTTCTGACCTCTGTCTGCCTCTTTTCCATCACTTATTATCTCCATGGAAAGTTCCTTGTCTCTATGAGCTGAGTGAtgctgtctcttcctgttgagGTGGACTGTGCTCTTCAGCACTGAGTTTTCCAAAATAACTTTAGGCTGCAAAAGAAAATTAAGTTAACAAGGTGACAAACTCATGAGAGAAAATACAATTCATTAGAGTTTAGGAAATGTGCTAatgggtgtttttattttggttatATTTTTAGAGGAACATAATTTTAATGAAATGATATCTGTTAAAATAGTAGAAATGCATTACAATTTAGATCTAACCTTTACAAACAAATGGGGTCTGCGGGTTTGTCCATGCTCCATTGGTTCTGATTGATCGGCCTCACTGTGAAAGCCTCGTACTGCAGCTTGCTTTCCTTCTGAAACCTCCATGCTGACAGTTTGGAAAGCTTCAGGCGATATTTGTGCCCTGCTGAAGTCTAAATCTGGGGATGTCTCAGATCCCTTGAAGTCCCACTGGTTGTTCACACCTCCTTGTTGATTAAAAATCACAGGTGATTGACCACTATCATTAGGATTTGGTGGGATTTTGAGTTCTGAAGGTCTCTGATTGGCCGAGGCAGCTGATACGTTGGGGTTTAGGAACCTTGCCCACTCTTGACCGGTGATGATCTCCTCCAGCAAGCTAAAGGAGCCCAGGCCAAACTCAAAATCTCTGCTGGTTGGTCTGGAACAAGAAAATAGATTCTGTAGTTAGTGCAGCACATTAAATTATCTCAGCCTCAATatcaggatatatatatatatatatatatatatatatatatatatatatatatatatatatatatatatatatcctgatTTATTCCTTTGgccatagagctccattgttgttgAAAAACTattataaacacattatttagcCTCTCTGTTGTACTAGGTGACATGCTTCATCGTTATGTTGAACATGGACACTGTGGTTTGCTTTGAGTCAGTCTCACATACAccttgctgctgctgtaaatactcgctagtccaccatgtgtgtatgGCTGAAAATAGTCCTCACATTTGCAAAGAAATACAGCGTTGAGCTGTTTCAGAAAATGACTGAgcgtcttttaaaaaaagaaattatacatgtgtaacaacattttaaagatttaaagagaTTTAGAGTCTTCATTCTGAACAAGTAGGCTTGGTTCTGAGTACAGACAGGGTAAGAATAAACAAATTGAAATATTGAGGTTTGACTATCTTTAAGGGGGATTGAGGATCTCTGTGTGAGCATGTATCCGTTTCATGCTGTTTTCTTTAAGGCATTTATGTTATGCTGTGCAGTTATTGAAAGTGTGACTGAAGATGGCTGATGACAGATGCTGTCAGTGACAGGGGTGTGTTGGGCACATGACATCACATAAATCAGCCCAAACTGATATTACAGCTATGCTTGGAAACGTCTCAAAAATACCGAACAAATTTTACTCCTGTTGCTAAGGCTGAGAGACGAATTAACAAAGCCTGACTATGAGAATGTTTAGCCTGTGTCTGCTGACTTCAGTAGTGGTTTGAGTATCTTATTTTACAATTTTAACAATTAGGACAATTTGTTTGCAGATTACCTCATATATCCTTCGTTAGTGCCGTCTGTAGGAGGAGTGTTACTGGGATCACTGCAGTCGAGTGTAGGAAAGATCCTTTCTTCCACCTTATTTGATGTGTTGATGACATTTTCTGCTGGCAACAGCTGGTTTTGAGGTGAAatctgataaataaataagttgcaGTTTCACTTTTCAgttaatgtttttcattttgacaAAGAAACTAAGTAAAATCAAAATCCACTACTCACTTCAGGTCCTTGCTTACTCTTCTGGTCTCCcgttcctccttttttttctttcattgccAAAACTCCCTGGCctgtccctccatctctccttgaTCTTCTGAGTCCATCTCCTCGTTTTACTCTCAGGCGATAGTTGTTGTCTTATAGAGCCGCTGTTTGTCGCAACAATCTGCATGTCCTTATTATTTGCCAAAGCTCTAAATCCCCCGTTTCCCACATGCAATGCTTCATTGCCTTGAATTTGTGTGGCAAGATCTGCATCTTTGGGCTTTAAGGACCACATGTAGACTTTTGGCATAAAACTCTGGTcctggttctgattctgattctgtcCCGTGCTTTTGACATCATCATAATTTCTCGGGGTGTGTCTTGTCATTGCAGAACTGCCAGAACTCCCCCTCGCCCCATCAGTCCTCTCAGAGGAAGTGATATCAGCATCCTTAAGTGATTCAGCAGGAAACAGCTGCCCTGTTCCTGTTGGGGTGATAGCAGGCTGAGTGGCCTGTCCCAACCGCTTTTCCTCACCCGTGTCAGCATCAATGTTGTCTTTCTGGGTGTGGGAGGAAATAAGACCCCTGTCCCCTTCACAACCATGACCTGGTGGTTGTATTTCCGGACTTCTGAGGCATAAATTACTTTCCGCAGCAGAGATCCCAAACCCCTTTGAGGGGATTCTATTGGTACCAAGCTCAACGCCATTTACAGGACTGCTGTTTGCTTTCTGAAGGTTGGAGgctcctctttctccatctcgCCCCCATGCAGAAGCAGCTGCGGTGGGTACAGGTGTGTGCGGGTATCCCTGGGCCTCTTTTCCCGGCTGGAGCTTCAGTTTCTGCAGCATGGACTGCAGCAAAGCCTGATTGTCTTTTGTTTCATGTGACTGAGACATCTAACAGAACTGCTGTGTATCAAATCCAGGTTTCACAGAAAAACGTTTCGACAATGACACAATAGTATGGATTCTTGTGTAATagctcactttaaaaaaagacaggagTCCAGGAGAGAAGAAATTAGCTGTGTGTGAATCATGTCAGCCCTTAAGATACCTGTGATGGTGGGTTCCCCTTGTTTTCATTCCAATCTTTTTCCATTATCTTCTTATACGTTTCTCAACGTAAATAGCATGATGGGTCCATCTCTCACGGTTTAAATTCCCCAGCTAGATTAGTAATTCTTCTCGTGGATGTTACACTTTCATACTGGCTCCAATCCTCCATAGTCCAccaaagtttcagcagcagtcTGTCCCTCGTTGTGTTGTTTTGGCACAAAGCTTAGCCAGACACAAAACTACTCCTGTCGTGTGTTATCTCTTTCACCAAATGTCTGTGGTTTCAGTGCACAAATGTTGTTTTAGTTACACCTCTTCTGCAACAGCCATTTAGATCTACGGTGATGGGAGGAGAGACGATGTGTGGCAGCGTTCCTCACACTCTAAAGCAGGCCAACGAGAAAGACCAGTGAGGTGAGATAATTTTGCATTgacaggctctctctctctctttctctctctctctctctgcccttccTTCTTTCCCATTTATCTGCTGTTACAAGAAAAAGTAATTATCATGcatcatatatatttagtaaatgatCATATTTAAAAACGGCACAGTAATTTGTACGGCGGGCAGATaaaagaaatagaaacaaaagtAGGATACAGAAAATATTAAACCACATGCAACCAAAAaacatgcagctttaaaaatatCATTTTAGAAACATATTGCGCATGCGCATGTTCAAACCACGCCTCTTTGACTTTCAGcctctctgattggtcctcAGTGAGGACGCGGGTAATGGCAGCGTAAACAACGCAAAGATCGGTGCAAATATGCTGCTTAGTCGAACTGCTGTTGAAGATATAACTTGAGAGTAAAGCTATAACTTAACGGAATATGTTTTCGGTACTAGGAGGATTCTTGCTCGATGTGCAAACTATTAAAACCCCACTGACTCAGTTATTGATGGCGTTTAGCCGCTAGTCGGCTAACTTTTAGCCCACTTTGCTAGCCTAAAGGAAAAGTAGTACGCTATCTAACTTTAGTTTATTGAGATGGACTGTGTCGTGACGGGAGGAAACGTGAAAGGTAGTAAACGTGTCCGGCCTTTTCAAACCTGTCTTCACCTATACATTCAGTAAAAAACAATAGTTAGCTATTAACTAATGatgttgtatatgtgtgtgtatgtaccgTCCAGTGCTGGCCAAAGC
This region includes:
- the zgc:113229 gene encoding uncharacterized protein zgc:113229, producing the protein MKEKKGGTGDQKSKQGPEISPQNQLLPAENVINTSNKVEERIFPTLDCSDPSNTPPTDGTNEGYMRPTSRDFEFGLGSFSLLEEIITGQEWARFLNPNVSAASANQRPSELKIPPNPNDSGQSPVIFNQQGGVNNQWDFKGSETSPDLDFSRAQISPEAFQTVSMEVSEGKQAAVRGFHSEADQSEPMEHGQTRRPHLFVKPKVILENSVLKSTVHLNRKRQHHSAHRDKELSMEIISDGKEADRGGFISSLSLTSNHVMEETGESQRNNLMPLYILNSPRSPSTPFAPAPRGVLKHSISQDSQSSMETVTKRRRVEENRRVHFSEEVVAIAPPEPQSYATDSEEDSEEEEDAVAEQECEEEQAATEEVAAPAPTRRPALPAWIQALKRRNTRRKRR